The Dromaius novaehollandiae isolate bDroNov1 chromosome 5, bDroNov1.hap1, whole genome shotgun sequence genome window below encodes:
- the LOC112980637 gene encoding uncharacterized protein LOC112980637: protein MAEDSPKRRKANFNEAETEVLIEQVLKHEQLLFAAGPGRASPGQKRRVWELIRHKVNPVAACPRDVEDLKKRWRDLKRRDRSKLCRLSQGCGPPGPAALGLGLLLAPEELPPAAAPPEHRHLPRGGCGALLPAEAVPIVGGIDTLELPGAAVGDMGFNNDPGPSHQSGLEKMNLKEEIVVKVVEPEESSEDMAVVPPSQEQLPFLGTMGGGSSGKVKAKTKGRSQADQNEITEEDLVQIQQTQMQVIQSGFDSVNHNLRLLQQGMQDLSNSLSIMAHTLVAIKNVYVKNNTGPTTYATTSTQTTAGYLSPGSPHVSPAEDRGRVQVAGGSSRSSSCSSSSMSQEPGPSEFPRPPLRTIKKEHPNGCYYFCFADV, encoded by the exons atgGCCGAGGACTCGCCCAAGCGGCGCAAGGCCAACTTCAACGAGGCGGAGACGGAGGTGCTGATCGAGCAGGTGCTGAAGCACGAGCAGCTGCTGttcgcggcggggccgggccgcgcctcGCCGGGCCAGAAGCGCCGGGTGTGGGAGCTGATCCGCCACAAGGTGAACCCGGTGGCCGCCTGCCCCCGCGACGTGGAGGACCTCAAGAAGCGCTGGCGGGACCTGAAGCGCCGCGACCGCAGCAAGCTGTGCCGCCTCTCGCAGGGCTGcgggccgccgggccccgccgccctcggcctcggcctcctgCTGGCGCCCGAggagctgccgcccgccgccgcgccgcccgagCACCGCCACCTCccgcgcggcggctgcggcgcccTGCTGCCCGCCGAGGCGGTGCCCATCGTGGGCGGCATCGACACGCTGGAGCTGCCCGGCGCCgccgtgggcgacatgg GATTTAACAATGATCCTGGCCCATCTCATCAATCCGGTCTTGAGAAGATGaacttaaaagaagaaatagtaGTGAAAGTGGTAGAGCCAGAAGAAAGCTCTGAGGACATGGCGGTGGTTCCACCTAGCCAGGAACAACTGCCTTTTCTTGGGACAATGGGTGGTGGTTCCTCTGGGAAAgtaaaagccaaaacaaaaggCAGGTCCCAGGCAGACCAAAATGAAATTACTGAAGAGGACCTAGTGCAGATTCAGCAGACCCAGATGCAGGTGATCCAGTCTGGCTTTGACAGTGTCAACCACAATCTTCGGCTACTGCAGCAAGGCATGCAAGATCTCAGCAACAGCCTCAGCATCATGGCACATACACTTGTTGCTATCAAAAATGTCTATGTGAAAAACAACACTGGCCCAACCACGTACGCCACCACCTCAACTCAGACCACGGCTGGGTACCTGAGCCCGGGTTCTCCCCACGTCTCCCCGGCCGAGGACAGGGGGAGAGTGCAggtggctggaggcagcagcagaagcagcagctgcagttccAGTTCCATGTCGCAGGAACCGGGTCCTTCAGAGTTTCCTAGACCTCCCCTGAGAACCATAAAGAAAGAACATCCAAATGGCTGCTACTACTTCTGCTTTGCAGATGTGTAA